The Zootoca vivipara chromosome 16, rZooViv1.1, whole genome shotgun sequence genome has a segment encoding these proteins:
- the AMTN gene encoding amelotin — MGSLPQVSERLPPPLILRLMQRYKAMGNNPQQTQQRPRLGPGLPPAKLVPDQNPSVNQVPNEQVAPLEWTFANFPVASNFPQNPSELGGPNMQNFPGFSVLPFPQMLPMDLNSLAILLGALTLPQTLPVPGVGTTMPQQLLPPQPMLPIILAQMGPQGAVLSSEEMPPQSQIVGVLLPGGGFFPLGQAGALPEGPEGILPANQAGSNQGNLPFPEGTAAAIQKISPTASDGLSEVASGLYPTPSGFRQPSPVTNGVFAEPTAGMNMEPSELREQPTPLIRLDKDNNGKQQHNPSRSHVRGDSYVPLSTVESKPLREP; from the exons ATGGGCAGTTTGCCCCAGGTGTCCGagaggcttcctccaccgctg ATACTACGACTGATGCAAAGATACAAAGCCATGGGGAACAATCCACAGCAAACACAG CAAAGGCCAAGGTTGGGGCCTGGATTGCCTCCAGCAAAGCTGGTTCCAGATCAGAATCCATCAGTAAACCAGGTGCCCAATGAG CAGGTTGCTCCACTTGAATGGACATTTGCAAATTTCCCAGTTGCTTCCAATTTCCCGCAAAACCCATCAGAGCTGGGAGGGCCAAACATGCAA AATTTTCCTGGCTTCAGTGTACTACCattcccccagatgctcccaatGGACCTTAATTCT CTTGCTATTCTGTTGGGGGCGTTGACCCTTCCTCAGACGCTGCCTGTTCCGGGCGTTGGAACAactatgccacaacagctgctgcCACCCCAACCG ATGCTTCCAATTATACTTGCACAAATGGGGCCACAG GGTGCAGTGCTCAGTTCTGAAGAAATG CCACCACAGTCACAGATTGTTGGGGTTCTACTCCCTGGAGGAGGATTCTTCCCTTTGGGCCAGGCTGGGGCCCTTCCTGAAGGTCCAGAAGGTATTCTTCCAGCAAACCAGGCTGGTTCTAATCAGGGCAACCTACCATTTCCAGAGGGCACAGCAGCAGCCATCCAGAAGATTTCTCCAACAGCAAGTGATGGTCTGAGCGAGGTTGCAAGCGGCTTATACCCAACCCCCTCGGGCTTCAGACAGCCAAGCCCTGTGACGAATGGCGTGTTTGCCGAACCAACTGCTGGCATGAATATGGAGCCGAGTGAACTCCGGGAACAGCCTACTCCTCTCATAAGACTTGATAAGGACAATAATGGGAAGCAGCAGCACAATCCGTCTCGGTCACATGTGAGAGGAGACAGCTACGTGCCATTAAGCACCGTGGAGAGTAAGCCATTGAGAGAACCATAA